The window CTTACGATAAACCAAGACTCATCTGTCATAACAAGTTCAACTAGAACATAACCAGGAAAAGTTTTTCTATTTACTTCTTTTTTCTTGCCTGTTGGTGTTGTAATTATTTCTTTTTCTTCTGGAACAACTATTCTAAATATTTTATCCTGCATATTTAGAGTTTCAACACGTTTTTCTAAATTATCTTTTACCTTATTTTCATATCCAGAGTAAGTATGTATGACATACCATTCTTTACTAACTGTATTCTTCATAATATCTCCTTACTTCATGTGTCTGATTAATGTAGAGATTCCTAAATCTACAAAATAAATAAAAGTTATTAATATTCCTACTGAAAAAATTACTATCGCAGTCTTTTTTATTAATTCATAAAATGTAGGCCAGCTGACCTTTTTCATTTCAGAAACAACTGATTTCAAAAATTTAAACATCTTTAAACATGCTCCTCACCATAATTTCAATTTTAATTCAAATATGACAAAATTATAACATACTTACTTAAATAAGTCTATTATTACTATTAATAAATTATTTTAAGTGAATTATTTAATTATTGTATTATTATTATTATTATTATCTACCTATCCTACTATTGTAATTTGCTATAAATTATTTTATAAATTGAAGAATGGGCAAAATAATGGTATAATACCTTGATTTGATAATTAAAAGGAGCAACTTTATGAATAATAAAAGTATCTTCGACAATTTAAAAAAAGCAGAACAAGGTGCAAGGATAAGTATTATTTCTTATTTAATATTATCTTCCATAAAACTTATTACTGGAATTATTTTTAATTCTGCAGCCCTACTTGCCGACGGAATTAACAATGCTACTGACCTAATATCTTCTATCTGTGTTCTAGTAGGACTAAAAATTTCAAGAAAACCAGCCGATGATAATCATTTATACGGACACTTTCGTGCAGAACTTATCTCCAGTTTAATAGCCTCATTTATTATGCTCTATGCTGGTATTCAAGTTGTAATATTTTCCATAAAAAAAATTTGGTATCAGGACTTTAACTCGCCCTCTACACCCACCATTATTGTTGCTATAATATCATCTTTGATAATGCTAGTTGTTTTTTACTACAACTACAACTTATCAAAAAAAATTGGTAGTTCTGCCCTAAAAGCAGTGGCCTTTGATAATTTGAGTGATGCCTTTGTTTCCATGGGAACTTTGGTGGGAATTGTCGGAACAATTTTAGGGATAAAACAAGCTGACGGTATAGCCGCTTTTATCGTGGGTTGCATAATAATTTATACTGCCATAAATATTTTTAAAGAGGCAACTCATATACTAACAGATGGAATAGATGTAGAAAAAATAGAAGCAATAAATAAAATTGTGAAAAATATAGAGGGGGTAGTCTCCATCAAAGAAATTAGGGGACGCTCACACGGTTTAATACACTTTATCGACGTTACTATAACCGTAAATCCAGAATTAAATGTTATTAAAAGTCATGATATTACAGTAAAAATTGAAAAAGCCTTGCAAAAAGAATTTTTTGCTTGTGAAACTTTGATACACTTAGAACCAGATGAAGATTTTATTGATAAAAATTAAAATTATTTTTAAAACAAAACTATTTTGTAAAGCAAAATAGTTTTGTTTTGTTATTATATGAATTAAGGAAAAGAAAATATTTTTTTAATTTTCTATTTTGTTTTGCAAGATAGTTAGAAATAAAAATTTTTAAGGAGGACTAAATGGAAATAAACACATCGCAAATATTAAAAGGTATACTCGAAGTTTGTGTCTTAAAAATAATTTCTAAAAGAGATATGTACGGTTATGAGATAAACGAAAAACTTTCAGAATACAAACTAAATATGGTTGCACAAGGTACAATATATCCCCTACTCTTAAAATTAGAAAAAGAAAAATTATTAACGAGTTATTCAACCGCATTAAGTAGTGGCCCACCAAGAAAATACTATAAAATAACCAAGAAAGGAATAAAATATATTAATGATTTTATACCTATTTGGAAAAATATTTACACTGCTATTAATAACATCTTAAATATTAAAGGAGAAAATAATGAAGACTAAAGATTTAATTACATATAATAATGAACTTAGAAACAAACTTTCAGAAGAAAACAATAAAAAATACGAGGAACTATTAATTAAAATAAGATTTATAGGATTTTTTAAAAACCAAGAGAAATTAGAAGAAACTCTGTTAGAAATTTTACAAGATTTAATCGAAGCACAAAAAAACGGAAAACATTTTGAAGATATTTTTGGTAATGATATAGATTTAATTGCTAAAAATATAATAGAAAATTCTTCACAAGATAGTTTTAGCAGAAAATTTAAGAATATAGTAGAAATAATAATGATGTTTTTTCTACCATCTTTTTTTATAAATTTAGTCGGAAAAGAAGATTTTGATTTAGTAACTTACGCCATATCTGGAATTTTTATTTTAATAATTATATTAGCCAGCCTATATTTAGTAACAAGTAATTTTTATAAAAAAAATAAAATTCTAGTATTAATGATATTATCTATTCTAATATTTTTAGCCTTATTAGCTGCACCTTTACTCATAAAATATGATATTATCAATTTAGGAATATCTTATCATATAAAAGTTACACCAACTATATTAATAAGTTCTTATTTGGCATCAATACTAGCCATAATATATGCTGGAATATCTTTTAATGAAATTATCCTTACTATTATTCCTACTATATTTGCTGTCATCTCCATACTAAGTAAAAATAATTTGAACCACCTAGTAGAAAATAAAAATCTATTTATATTTTCTATAATATTAATTATTATATCTTTCTTACTAACTATATTATTAAGCAAAAAATTTTTAAAAACAAAAAAATAAAAGCCCTTGTAAAAAATAAGGGCTTTTATTTAAAATTCTTTGACAATTTCTTCTAATCTTCTCATAGCTTGCACAACTTTTTCTGGGCTACAATCATCTATTGCTAGCCTAAAAGTTTCCTTTTCACTAGCAGCAAAATCTGCAATTTTATCTATTTTTTCCTCAACATTTTCAACTATATTAGATGAAGCTAAATTGTAGGCTAAATTATTTTCTTTGTAAAATGGAATTAACCTTCTTACTTCATCTTCATTACCTTCTGCAACAAGCTGAACTAAAATGCCATAAGAAACTTTTACACCATGTAAAACTGGATGAGTTTCTGCTACAAAGCTCATGCCATTATGAACTGCATGAGCTCCTGCCATTCTACCATAGTGTACAGCAAAGCAACCCACAGCCCCAGAAACTGCAAAAACAGTGTCCACGCAATGCTTAAATTCTTCTGTAACCTCTTTTTTAGCAAGTGATTCTAGGGCAATTTCCCCATCTTTTAATAAAACATCTCTTGTGATTTTTGCAGCTTCCAAGCCCATTCTTACCATAGGGTCATTAAATTTATTGGCACGTTCTACAAGAACACGAGCTTCATACCATTTTGCTAGGGTATCTCCAATACCTGCAACAAAATATTCTTTTGGAGATTCCACAAGTAAATCTAAATCTACAATACAAGCATAAGCTGTTCTTTTAGTGTAATCAATGGTTTTAAATTTATGATCTGGATGATACACTACCGCAACAGGTGCATAAGGAGCACAAGTAGCTATAACTGTTGGCACTGTTATATATTCAACATCTAATCTATCTGCAACTCCTTTTGCAGTATCTAAAACTCTTCCACCACCTACTGCAATTATTAAGTCTGTATCCGCAGCTGCCAATCCTGCTAGTCTGTCCATATCTTCGTGAGAAGCTGACCCATCGTATTTTAATTCTTGAAACTTTCTTATCCCTTTATAGAATTTATCAAAAGCAGCCTTTGATTTTTCTCCAGAAATTAATAAAGGCTTTTTAAATCCTGCAATTCTATTATCTAATTCACCCAAAGCTCCTCTACCAGAAACATACTGACTAACTCCGGGTCTAGGTACATTAACTAAATTTAACATATAAAACTACTCCTTACTAATAATATAACGCTTTCTAATATGATATCATTTTTTTTATAAAAATTCAATATATAAAATAAAATTTTTAAAAATAAATTATCTTAGTATAACTATGATTTGCTTCTTGAAATTCTAATTTGTTCATTTGTTACCCTCTCTTGATTTAAATAACTTTCATATAGCTGGCTGTTCTCTTGTCTAAACTGCCGAGAATTAAACACATAAGACACACTAGACGGAATATAAGATATACTCGCCCCCTTTGTAAGGTACTTGTCTATACCCTCCTTTTTCATCTCCTGCATTAAGTCCTCTTTTATCCTTGCTATATCCTCCGTTACTTCCTTAACTAATTTTTCTTTTGCTTCAAGTTCTCTAAGTAGTTTTTCCATAAAGTCGCCAGCACCTCCCCACTAACATCATTTAACGTTTCATAACCATTAGCCTTTAACCACTTCGTAACTTGGACAGGGTCAACATTATCATTAATATTTTTTATTATCTCTTCCTTATCTTTTGCCGTATTTGCATCCTTTAAAGCCTGCCTTGCCTTTCTCTCCTCCTGGTTCTTAGCGTCTATTATATCATTTTCTGCTATCTCTAAGGCGTTCATATACAAGTACCTTTTAGCATAAGTAATAGTCGCCCCTATATCCTGCATCTTTGCCCCCTCTAACTTCTGTATAGGGCTTGTAAATTGCACCTTCTCGTCCGTCTCATTATCTTTTATAGTCAGCTTGGCCACTTCCTTATACAAGTCAAAGTGGCTATATAAATCTAAACTTTCAAAAATTTCATTTACCCTTGGTAAAAAATCTTGCAGTTCAAAATACTTAAACTTTTGAAATGGATTAAGCCCACTTTTCTTTAATTGCTTTTCTTGTAATAACACCCTTGCTTTTTGTAATTTTTTCACCGTCTTTACCTCCTACTTTCTCCAACCTTCGTTGTTTACTCCTTCCCACCAGTCTATATTATCCCAAATAAGGGCTATTATCTCGGTTACCTTCTTTTCTGGTAGCCTCTTGCCCAAATTGTATTTTTGCCTATTAAGTAGTCTTATTATTTCCCTTTGCTCGTTTAATTCATCTGTTAGTTGTCGCATTTTTTATTTTTCCTTTTTTTGTATATTTCACTAATTGCTCTTAGCGTTCTATTTATTGCCTTGTCCCAGTCTATACCTAATTTTATTTTTGTTTTCTTTTCTAGTATTTTTAATTCGTATATGTAATGGTGCATTTCTGCCAGGTCTTCTTTTTTGTTCCTGTCTATTTTTTCTTGTATTGTTTCTTTCATCTTGACTTCCCCCTCTTTTTATGCTATCATCTACCTATATATTTAGGTTTGCTAGTAACTTATGTTGCTAGCTTTTTTATTTGCCTAAACTCCTATTTACTTGACGGTAAGAAGCATTTATATATTCTATGACTTCCCCCATATACACAGCTAAACGTACTTTATTATACGTACTTACACCGTGGATTGTTAAAACCGCATGTATAAAATATTTCTTGGGTATTCTATCAAATTGTACCCTATCCGTTGAAAAATCACGCCGTAAGCCCAAAAGCTTTATCCTTGCCCTTACCTCTTCCTTGCTGGTTTTAAAATGTTTTGCTAAGTCCCTAACTATAAAATGAGGTTGCAATTTATACAGATCTACATCCTCTTTCATTTCCCATTTCTTGCTTACTTCTCCCATCTTGCCTTTTCCTTTTTTCTTCTAAATCTTTTTTATTGACCAAGTTTTTACTGATAGCGTAAACTTGTATATTTTTTTCAGTCGACTTTACATTAAACAAAGTAATTTTAGCTAGATGAAATTTTAATGTAAATATAGGTGCCGTGAAAAATTTATTGAGGAGGCACGCCTGCTGTACTTGCTAAGCCTTCTTTTATCTACTAGCAACAGATAACAAGCTAAAAGTACCGAACCCCCTTTAATAAAAAGGGCTTATGAATTTTTGATTACCTTTATTAACTTTCTTTTTCACAGGCTTCTTTTCGTCTAAATCTCTAAAATCAAAAAACATTGTTAGTACTAAGCCCCCCAGTATGTACATTAGTGTTCTGAAAGGGTTTAAGCCTTCTTCTACTCCTACAGCTAGAAAAACACCTATTATAAAGCCCCTTACACCTTGCATTTTACAGCCCCCCTTCAAATTCTATTTCATCTATGCTTACTCCGTAAACCTGGCTAATCTTTTTTAACCTGTAAAGCCTAACGCTCCTAGTATTTTTTTCATGATTATATAAAGAATTTCTACTAATACCTAAAAGCTTCGCCGCCTGCTGGACGCTAAGCCCCTTACTTTCCCTTAATTCCTTCAAAGTAACCAAAATAACACCTCCTTTAAAACCTAATCACCCTTACTTACCCAACGGAAAATTAAAAAACAAAATATAAAAGCTAATAAAAATTGCATTTTCTAAACCAATATGATATACTTATATACAAAGGGGATTAGCCCCCTTTGCGATGGTTTTTATGCTTTCTGTTTTTTACAGAAGGCTTTTTATTATTAGTAGCTGTTATTAAACTAGCAATACCGGCAAATAAAACACCTAAGCTAGTCAAAAGCTCTGCTAACTCTTTAAAAGTAATCATACCTTACTCCTTTTTCAAAAACTCGGATTAACTTAACCCTGTATAAATATTCTACCTTCTTCTTCTTCTTCTTTTGTCAAGCCTTTTTTACAAAAAAAATAATATTTTTTCATCTTTTTTTATAAAAATAGCCAAAATAAAAAAAGGAGCTAATGCTCCTTTTAATTGCGTAAACTATTCATAAATAATAATCAGTAAAAAAATAAACTAAGGCTAATTTATATTTTAAAATCAATATCAGCATAAGTGATATTAAAAAGTTTTTCTATTTTTTTAATATCTGGTACACTAGGGAAATTAATAGCTCTTTCCCACTTGCTCCAAGTCGCAGCGGATATATTCAAACGCCCAGCCACTTCATCTTGCGACAAATTAAACTTAACCCTTAGCATCTTTAACGTTAATTTTTCCAAAATCTTCACCTCCCTTAAGTTCAAATATATATAGCTATACTAACAGTTTATAAAAAGCGTATATAGTAACACATAAAATAAGTATTTTTACAATTACACCACCAATATTTAAAAATAAATCTTTCATCCCTCTTGTTCTAAACTTAAAAAAATGTTATAATTCAATTATTAGGGGCTTTCGCCCCTATATAATTATTTTAATAATGTTTGTATTATCCACTTAATCAAACTAGCTAAAGTTCTAAGTGATAATACCAACAAAACCAACTTGTCGATGAAGTCTTTGATTTCGTCGATTTTTTCATCTCACTTTTTCAAGCCTTTAACCCTCCTTTCTAACTTGATAATAATATTATACAATATTATATTGTTCTTGTCAATACTTTTTTCTCTTTTTTAATACTTTTTCTCTTTTTCTATACACTTTATTTATGTAAAATATTAAAAAAATCACAAAAAAACACTTGACAAAATCTATCTTATGATATATAATATAAACATAAAGTTAATTAACAACTTTAAATAAAAAAGAAAGGAGAACAAAATGGCAAACAAAAAAAGCTTAAAAATAAAAGAAATAAAATTCACAATACACCTTTTATTTATTAAGCTAACAATAACTATAGTTGGGGATAAATAATCCCCCTATAGTTGCCATTATAACATAAAAAAATGAAAAAGTATAGATTATTTAACAAAAATATAACTATTGAACTTAAAAAAACTACTAGAAAAGAAAAAATAGAATTTATAGTAGCTATAATTATTACAGGACTAATAATATACTACTTAACGAGGTAAAAAATGAAAAAAGAAATAGAAGAATTACTAAATGGACAAATAACAGCCTATAAAATTTCAAAAGATACAGGAATACCTAACAACAACATATATGCCTTCATGTCTGGAAAAAGAAAAATAGACAACATGACGCTAGCCACAGCAGAAAAACTATACAACTACTACAAACAAACAAAAAAAGGGAGCAAATAAGCTCCCTTAAACTATCTAAAATGGCCAAATTCCATTTGGTTTTTATTATCCCTAAAAGTACCAGTCGCAACAAACCTACGCTTACCACTAGAAGAAACATAAGAAACCCACACATAACCATTAGCTATGCAATAACTATCATAATTAATAACTTGACCCCTTTTATAAACAGCCACCACTTCACAATCAAGCCTAGGCTCATTTCTAACATTTAAAGACCCAGCCGTAACCGTAAAATGCCAACTCTCAGGAACCCTTGTCCACTCCCTATCATTTGCACCATCAACATCATAAGGTGGCCTAATAATAGCGGCAACCAAGCCATCATACCTATTAACAACCCTTGCAGGGCCTCCCTTTGTCAAAGCGTCTGCGTTGCCGTCTACATTTTGCTCAACACAAGTAAGCAAACCTCCATTTACAGCCGTACAAATGCCAATATGCCCCCAAGGTAAAGTAATATTCCATACCACAATATCACCTGGTTGAATAGTAACCTCACCCTTTTTAAAACGCCTAAAACCAGCTGGCAAAGCATTATTAACATAATTAATAGCATTACCGTGAACTTTACCGCCCCAATTATCATAAACATAAGCCATAATCAAATCCACACACTGAGAACCATACCAACCGTCAAAATCAGTACGCCCCCCTATCTTACTTTTTACCCAACTAATCGCTTCTGTCTGTGTTACCATAAAAAAAACTCCTTTCAAAATAAAAAAGCCAACCAAAAATTGACTTAAAATTAACTTATAAATTTACTTTTTAAAATAAAATTGCCTTACAAAAGTAAGCCAAAATAACGAATAGCTAACTCTCTTTTCGCTCACTACTAAAAGACCACTCACAAAGCCTGTGGTAGGCAGTATAACGTACCCCTGTTATACAAAGCACGGAACGGTTAAAAACTACCGAACGGAGTAATCGATTAGTTATTAAAACTAACTCCCTATGTTGTGCTTTTTAGGCTTATCGCAAAGGAACAGTTATTAAGCTCTGCCAAGCAGTGTAACGTGCTTCTATTACACTTCTATATCACTATAGATTTACTAACATTAGTGTTTTAGAAAGAGATAGGTTAAATCACTAAGGATTGGTTTTTATCTC of the Gemella sp. zg-570 genome contains:
- a CDS encoding helix-turn-helix transcriptional regulator gives rise to the protein MVTLKELRESKGLSVQQAAKLLGISRNSLYNHEKNTRSVRLYRLKKISQVYGVSIDEIEFEGGL
- a CDS encoding iron-containing alcohol dehydrogenase family protein, which produces MLNLVNVPRPGVSQYVSGRGALGELDNRIAGFKKPLLISGEKSKAAFDKFYKGIRKFQELKYDGSASHEDMDRLAGLAAADTDLIIAVGGGRVLDTAKGVADRLDVEYITVPTVIATCAPYAPVAVVYHPDHKFKTIDYTKRTAYACIVDLDLLVESPKEYFVAGIGDTLAKWYEARVLVERANKFNDPMVRMGLEAAKITRDVLLKDGEIALESLAKKEVTEEFKHCVDTVFAVSGAVGCFAVHYGRMAGAHAVHNGMSFVAETHPVLHGVKVSYGILVQLVAEGNEDEVRRLIPFYKENNLAYNLASSNIVENVEEKIDKIADFAASEKETFRLAIDDCSPEKVVQAMRRLEEIVKEF
- a CDS encoding PadR family transcriptional regulator, producing MEINTSQILKGILEVCVLKIISKRDMYGYEINEKLSEYKLNMVAQGTIYPLLLKLEKEKLLTSYSTALSSGPPRKYYKITKKGIKYINDFIPIWKNIYTAINNILNIKGENNED
- a CDS encoding SH3 domain-containing protein; this encodes MVTQTEAISWVKSKIGGRTDFDGWYGSQCVDLIMAYVYDNWGGKVHGNAINYVNNALPAGFRRFKKGEVTIQPGDIVVWNITLPWGHIGICTAVNGGLLTCVEQNVDGNADALTKGGPARVVNRYDGLVAAIIRPPYDVDGANDREWTRVPESWHFTVTAGSLNVRNEPRLDCEVVAVYKRGQVINYDSYCIANGYVWVSYVSSSGKRRFVATGTFRDNKNQMEFGHFR
- a CDS encoding ERF family protein, with product MKKLQKARVLLQEKQLKKSGLNPFQKFKYFELQDFLPRVNEIFESLDLYSHFDLYKEVAKLTIKDNETDEKVQFTSPIQKLEGAKMQDIGATITYAKRYLYMNALEIAENDIIDAKNQEERKARQALKDANTAKDKEEIIKNINDNVDPVQVTKWLKANGYETLNDVSGEVLATLWKNYLENLKQKKN
- the secE gene encoding preprotein translocase subunit SecE; the protein is MFKFLKSVVSEMKKVSWPTFYELIKKTAIVIFSVGILITFIYFVDLGISTLIRHMK
- a CDS encoding helix-turn-helix transcriptional regulator, coding for MEKLTLKMLRVKFNLSQDEVAGRLNISAATWSKWERAINFPSVPDIKKIEKLFNITYADIDFKI
- a CDS encoding cation diffusion facilitator family transporter — its product is MNNKSIFDNLKKAEQGARISIISYLILSSIKLITGIIFNSAALLADGINNATDLISSICVLVGLKISRKPADDNHLYGHFRAELISSLIASFIMLYAGIQVVIFSIKKIWYQDFNSPSTPTIIVAIISSLIMLVVFYYNYNLSKKIGSSALKAVAFDNLSDAFVSMGTLVGIVGTILGIKQADGIAAFIVGCIIIYTAINIFKEATHILTDGIDVEKIEAINKIVKNIEGVVSIKEIRGRSHGLIHFIDVTITVNPELNVIKSHDITVKIEKALQKEFFACETLIHLEPDEDFIDKN